From one Lycium ferocissimum isolate CSIRO_LF1 chromosome 7, AGI_CSIRO_Lferr_CH_V1, whole genome shotgun sequence genomic stretch:
- the LOC132062274 gene encoding cytochrome P450 94A1-like, translating to MAIESCCYLVFSLVGLFFLALFFIPSRKNQLYPKSHPLIGSLLEFIRNRDRLIQWTCEIFDKSSSSTYTLEAPLGRNIIITKDPSNVKHILKTRFDNYLKESTLKAALSDFFREGLFLVDGSEWKSKKQTLRHAFDPNAFHAYISVAEEELPGRLLPFLSNIAAQENATIDLQNTFKRLTFDLIFRIGFGFDPKYLLPSLPSTPLAYTFKTALILSIFRYITLPLIWKAKRFFNTESEKRLRIMVDEFHKFAGNIIVEKKERLAAITDFEDKDLLARVMTRAQGDQLDDAFLIDAFTNFVLAGQDTLCSALSWLFWQISTNPNVEQEIVREISEKDRLNDMVYTHACIYESMRLHPPIPLNTKEAAEDDVWPDGTKVKKGTTIIYHIYAMGRSQELWGSDWADFRPERWLEKRRSSTGTYVWNFIARDAFTYPVFQAGPRTCLGKEIAVMLIKMVVATILKRFRVIPAQDNFSPHYAIFIASRIRHGFPVRIIERH from the coding sequence ATGGCTATTGAGTCATGTTGCTATTTGGTGTTTTCTCTCGTGGGATTGTTCTTTCTTGCTTTATTCTTCATTCCTTCAAGGAAAAATCAGCTTTACCCAAAATCCCATCCCCTAATTGGTTCCTTGTTGGAATTTATAAGAAATCGCGACCGGCTTATCCAGTGGACTTGTGAAATTTTCGACAAGTCATCGTCCTCCACATATACACTTGAAGCTCCACTCGGGCGGAATATCATAATCACTAAAGACCCTTCCAATGTCAAGCATATTCTCAAGACTCGCTTCGATAACTACCTCAAAGAGAGCACGCTCAAAGCAGCTTTATCAGATTTTTTCAGGGAGGGCCTTTTCCTCGTCGATGGCTCGGAATGGAAGTCAAAGAAACAGACTTTGCGCCATGCTTTCGATCCGAACGCATTTCATGCTTATATATCTGTAGCAGAGGAAGAGCTCCCCGGTCGTCTTCTCCCTTTTTTAAGTAACATAGCAGCTCAGGAAAATGCTACAATTGATCTCCAGAATACATTTAAGCGACTCACATTCGATTTGATATTTCGGATTGGGTTTGGGTTCGATCCGAAATATCTATTACCTTCTCTGCCATCAACCCCTTTAGCCTACACTTTTAAAACTGCACTGATACTCAGCATTTTTAGGTATATTACCTTACCCCTGATATGGAAAGCTAAGAGGTTCTTCAACACAGAATCCGAGAAAAGACTCCGTATCATGGTCGATGAATTTCACAAGTTCGCTGGTAACATTATCgtggaaaagaaggaaagattAGCCGCGATCACGGATTTCGAGGACAAGGACTTGCTTGCAAGAGTAATGACAAGGGCACAGGGCGATCAACTAGACGACGCGTTCCTCATCGATGCATTTACTAACTTTGTCTTGGCAGGACAGGACACACTCTGTTCGGCTTTATCATGGCTTTTTTGGCAGATCTCGACTAACCCGAATGTGGAACAAGAAATTGTCAGGGAAATTAGTGAGAAAGATCGTTTGAACGACATGGTTTACACGCACGCTTGTATATATGAGAGCATGAGACTCCATCCGCCCATCCCACTGAACACAAAAGAAGCAGCGGAAGACGATGTTTGGCCTGATGGGACAAAGGTGAAAAAGGGGACGACCATAATCTACCACATATACGCTATGGGAAGGTCACAAGAATTGTGGGGATCAGATTGGGCTGATTTTCGTCCCGAAAGATGGTTGGAGAAAAGAAGAAGTAGTACTGGCACATATGTTTGGAATTTCATCGCCAGAGACGCTTTTACGTATCCGGTGTTTCAAGCAGGGCCAAGGACTTGTTTAGGAAAAGAAATTGCGGTTATGCTGATAAAAATGGTGGTTGCCACCATCCTAAAGCGCTTCCGAGTCATTCCGGCTCAGGACAATTTCTCTCCACATTATGCTATATTTATAGCATCAAGGATAAGACATGGCTTTCCGGTAAGAATCATAGAGCGTCATTGA